In Bacillus sp. E(2018), the genomic window CACGCAAGTGAGTAAGACCCCTTAGAGATGATGAGGTTGATAGGTCTGGTGTGGAAGCGTGGTGACACGTGGAGCTGACAGATACTAATCGGTCGAGGGCTTATCCTTAAAAAGCATAACGTTTGGAAACGTCGTATCTAGTTTTGAGAGAACATACTCTCTAATTTCATAAATCATGGTTAACGTCATGATAGGTCTAGTGATGATGGCAAAGAGGTCACACCCGTTCCCATACCGAACACGGAAGTTAAGCTCTTTAGCGCCGATGGTAGTTGGGGGTTTCCCCCTGTTAGAGTAGGACGTCGCTAGGCAAAGAAGGTGGGACGAACTTTATGTTCGTTCCATCTTTTTTTTGTATTAAAAAGGCTACTTTTCTACTTTTCTTTACCTTTTTACTATTAAATAGCTAGAAAAATAAACGTTGGAATCATTTGAACGTTGAAAACAGTGAATTCGGGATATAAACAACAAGTTTTTATGAAAGAAGAAAGGTCTAACTTACTTGCCTTAACATTTATAAGTCTTCAAATGAATTTATAAGTCTTCACCATATTCCCACCCCTAACCCAGAGCTTAAACCCATCTAAAAAGGAAACTTGGCATCATTACTCCGAGCCTCGTATTCAAACCCAAAAAGGATACTTTGGCTGCCGCCAAACTTCCTACTAAACTCCTCTAAAAACGTCAACTGCATTTGCATCAATTCTCCAGTTTCCAACTTGTCCAAAAAGTGTTATCCTTAACGAAGTATTTTTCACCTTGGGAGGCTTGCCATCATGTTAGATAATGCGTTCGTCATGGTTGGGATCATTTTATTGATCAATATTGTATATGTATCGTTTTTTACGATCAGGATGATCCTGACGTTGAAAGGACAAAGGTACTTAGCTGCTTTTATTAGTGTGTTTGAGGTCATTATCTATGTGGTCGGCCTCGGGCTTGTTCTTGATAACTTGAATGAGATTCAAAACTTAATTGCGTATGCGGTTGGTTATGGAATTGGTGTTTTAGTAGGAATGAAGATTGAAGAAAAGCTTGCACTTGGATATACTACTGTTAACGTAATTACGACAAATCTTGAAGGCGGCTTACCGAACGAGCTTCGCAACAAAGGCTATGGTGTAACAAACTGGCTGGCAGAAGGTCGTGAAGGACAGCGTTTAATGATGGAGATATTAACATCACGTAAATCAGAAATGAACCTATATAATACGGTAAAGGATTTAGATCCAAAGGCGTTTATTATTTCACATGAACCAAAAGCGTTTCATGGTGGATTTTGGGTTAAGGGTATCAGGAGGTAACAGATGGAGAAGAAACCTTCTAAAAAGAAGTTTACTGTTGAAGCAGGAGAAACGATCTCTGATTGTTTGGATCGCATGGCCAACGAGGGCTATACACCGGTCCGACGTATGGAGGAGCCTGTGTTTCATGAAGTGAAACGTAACGGCAGAATGGAACCAGAAGTAAAAGAACAAAGAATCGTATTTGAAGGTAAACTCCTTCAATAGGGAGCAAAACACGAACATTAAATGTAATATACAACTTAATGTTCGATTTTTGTTGACAAAACAAAACAATCATTGCTACAATAAAACCAGAAGAATAAAGCCCTCATATAATTTCGGGAATATGGCCCGTAAGTCTCTACCTGATGACCGTTATTTCATCAGACTATGAGGGAAAGCATCTTTCTGTCTATTTTTATCGGATACGTATGTCCAGTTGGCTGCTTTCTCTCATATTAGGGAGAAGCATACTAACTGGACTTTTTTATTTTTTCTGACAATAAGGAGGCTGCCATGGCTAAAGTTGGCGTGATCATGGGAAGTGTTTCAGATTGGGAAACAATGAGAGAAGCGTGTGACCTATTAGATGAACTAGAAGTAGCTTACGAGAAGAAGGTGGTTTCGGCACACCGTACACCGGATCTCATGTTTCAATACGCAGAAGAAGCTGAACATAGAGGAATTAAAGTAATCATTGCTGGAGCGGGCGGAGCAGCTCACTTGCCAGGTATGGTCGCGGCAAAAACGATCCTGCCTGTAATCGGTGTTCCGGTTCAATCCAAAGCGCTAAACGGCATGGATTCACTGTTATCCATCGTTCAGATGCCAAAGGGTGTTCCTGTAGCGACAGTTGCAATTGGGAAAGCTGGTGCAGCGAATGCCGGACTTCTAGCCGCACAGATGGTAGCCGTACATGATGAAGGAGTTAAGCAACGTTTAAAACAACGCCGTGCTTCAGCACAACAACTGGCGATCGAAAGTAGTGAGCTTCTTGTTTAAGACGATAAAACCACAGCAAACACTTGGTATACTTGGCGGAGGTCAGCTCGGCCGCATGATGGCATTGAGCGCTCGTGAAATGGGATTGAACGTTGTTGTTTTAGAGCCAGGTGAGAATTCACCATGCGGGCAAGTTGCAGATCATCAAATTACAACAGCTTATGACGACCGAGAAGGTATCAAGAAGCTTTCAGAACAAAGCGATGTCGTCACATACGAGTTTGAAAACATAGATGCAGTGAGTGCGAATTGGTTGGAAGAGAACGCAAACTTACCTCAGGGAAGCCGCCTCTTAGCAGTCACTCAGCACCGTTTAAAAGAGAAAGAGACGCTTCAAAAAGCAGGTGTTCCTGTTGCTCCGTATCGTCCAGTGACCGATTTTCGTTCACTGCAACGGGCGGTGGAAGAATTGGGTTATCCTTCTGTACTAAAAACGTGCAGAGGCGGTTATGACGGAAAAGGGCAGTTTGTGATCAAGCAAGAAAGTGATCTTGAGATTGCAGCAACACTTTTAGAAAAAGAGACAGATTGTGTGCTGGAAGCATGGGTTCCATTTGAGAAAGAAATATCGGTAATCATAACGAGAAGTGTGAGCGGTGAGGTTAAATCATTTCCGATCGCAGAGAATATACACAAAGAGAATATCCTGCATCAAACGATCGCGCCAGCACGCATCACGAACAAAACAGCGGATCAAGCAAAGCTCCTAGCGGGGTCAATCGCAACGGAATTAGAGCTTGTTGGTACGCTTGCCGTAGAGATGTTCGTCGCAAAAGACGGTATGATCTATGTGAACGAACTGGCGCCACGCCCGCATAACTCCGGACATTACACGATCGAGGCGTGTGAGACTTCACAGTTCGATCAGCATGTACGCGCAGTATGCAACTGGCCGCTTGGCAATACAGAATTAATAAAACCAGCCGTGATGATCAACATATTAGGTGAACATCATGAGACTGTGTTACGCGAGATAGGAAATTTAGGAGAAGCGAAACTTCATCTGTACGGAAAGAAAGAAGCGAAAGCGAAACGAAAGATGGGGCATATCACGGTTTTAGGTGATACGATTGAACAGGCACTAGAAAAAGCAGAAAGAGTGTCCGCACTATTTTTAAGTGATAACAAAACGGAGGTAACACAATGATTGAACGCTATACACGCCCTGAAATGGGAGCGATCTGGACGGACGAAAACAAATATCAAGCGTGGCTTGAAGTAGAGATCTTAGCTTGTGAAGCTTGGGCAGAACTAGGAGATATTCCGAAAGAAGACGTGAAGAAGCTTCGCGAAAACGCGTCTTTCGATATTAACCGAATCCTTGAGATCGAAGAAGAAACACGCCATGATGTTGTTGCGTTTACACGAGCAGTATCTGAAACGCTTGGTGAAGAGCGTAAATGGGTACATTATGGACTAACTTCAACGGATGTTGTTGATACAGCTCTTTCCTACCTACTTAAACAAGCAAACGACATTTTAGCGAAAGATCTAGATCGTTTCGTTGAGATTCTTGCTGAAAAAGCAAAAGAACATAAATATACCGTTATGATGGGTCGTACGCATGGTGTACATGCTGAGCCGACAACGTTCGGATTGAAGCTTGCTCTTTGGTACGAAGAGATGAAGCGTAACGTCGAACGCTTTAAGCAAGCGTCTGATACGGTTCGTTTCGGAAAGATTTCTGGAGCCGTTGGAACGTATGCGAACATCGATTCGTTCGTTGAAAAATATGTGTGTGAAAAGCTTGGACTTGAAGCAGCTCCGATCTCAACGCAAACATTGCAGCGTGACCGTCACGCTCATTACATGTCAACGTTGGCACTTATCGCAACGAGCATCGAGAAGTTCGCAACAGAAGTACGCGGTCTTCAAAAGAGTGAGACGCGTGAAGTAGAAGAGTTCTTTGCTAAAGGGCAAAAAGGATCTTCAGCTATGCCGCATAAACGTAATCCGATCGGATCTGAAAACATGACAGGTCTTGCTCGTGTAATCCGCGGTTACATGATGACAGCCTACGAGAACGTATCCCTATGGCATGAGCGTGATATCTCTCATTCATCAGCTGAGCGTGTGATTCTACCAGATGCGACGATCGCACTGAACTACATGCTGAACCGTTTTGGCAACATCATCAAGAATTTAACCGTGTTCCCAGAGAACATGAAACGCAACATGGAGCGCACATATGGATTGATCTACTCACAGCGCGTACTTCTCAAATTGATCGATAAAGGAATGGCGCGTGAAGAAGCATACGACACAGTGCAGCCAAAAGCGATGCAAGCATGGGAAGAAGGCGTACAGTTCAGAACATTAGTAGAAGCTGAACAAAAAATTACAGAAAAATTAACACCTGAAGAAATCTCTGAATGCTTTGACTACAGTTATCATCTGTCACACGTAGACACAATCTTCGACAGATTAGGGCTTTAAAAGGTTTTATAAGAAAGATCTTTTAATTGGTTGTTTTTGAAAGACTTCATTGAAAGTTGATTGAAGTGTAAGATGCGAGACTCCTGCGGGACAGGTGGGCAGGTGAGACACTTATACGTGAAACGTACAAATGTGGCTCACCGCCTGCCCCGCGGAAAGCGAGTATCTGAAACGGAAATCAACCTTTCTCTCAAAGACAACAATGTCATACTAAAAAAGCTTTTAAGAAGTACTTCAACTAAAAAGAGAGTGATATATTGAGCTCTCTTTCTCTTTGTCTTTTTTAAAAGATTGAATATTGGGAATATTCATATAACGGAGGGGTCAGGATGGAGAAGTTAGAGCAGCTATACGAAGGAAAAGCAAAACGCATCTACCGCACAACAGACGAAGAAGTCGTCTGGGTCAGCTACAAAGATTCAGCAACAGCGTTCAACGGCGAGAAAAAAGCCGAAATCGCAGGAAAAGGAAGACTGAACAACGAGATCTCATCCATCCTTTTTGAACTGCTCAAAGAGAAAGGAATCGACTCCCACTTCGTAAAACGAGTATCCGAAACCGAACAGCTCGTGAAGAAGGTGACCATCATCCCCTTAGAAGTGGTTGTTCGCAACATCGCGGCTGGTTCTTTATCAAAGCGTACTGGAATTCCTGAAGGTCAGATCCTTCCACGCACGATCGTCGAATTTTATTACAAAAACGATGACCTTGGCGATCCGCTTATTACAGAAGAACATATCGACATCATGAACTTGGCAACACGAGAGCAGCTCAGCCAGATATCTGAACAAGCGATTCAGATCAACGAAGTGCTCACGTCTTATTTTGTTCAAAAGAACGTAAAGCTCGTCGACTTTAAGCTAGAGTTCGGAACAGATGCTAACGGAAACCTTATGCTCGCTGATGAAATTTCTCCTGATACTTGCCGTTTATGGGATGCAGAAACGAACGAGAAACTCGATAAAGATGTATTTCGCCGAGGATTAGGAAGTTTAACAGATGCTTATGAAAAAATACTACAACGTCTAGGAGGCCTATCATGTACAAAGTAAAGGTGTATGTAACATTAAGAGAGAGTGTATTAGATCCGCAAGGTAAGGCAGTAATGAGCTCGCTTCACAAAATGGGACAGTCAGAGGTTGAAGATGTACGTATTGGTAAGTATCTGGAGTTAACGCTTCAAAAAGGCGATTACGATCTAGATGAAAAAATCGTGAACATGTGCTCGAAACTTTTATCGAATCCGGTGATTGAAGACTACCGCTACGAGGTGGAGGAGGTTGTCGCACAGTGAAGTTTGCTGTAATCGTTTTTCCGGGATCAAACTGTGACACTGACATGTATCATGCTGTAAAAGATGAGCTCGGCGCTGAAGTTGAGTACGTCTGGCATGACGCTACGAACTTAAATCAATTTGACGGTATTTTATTGCCTGGTGGTTTCTCTTATGGAGATTACCTCCGTTCTGGCGCTATCGCACAATTCTCAAACGTAATGACAGAAGTGGTCAAAGCAGCACGCGAAGGAAAACCAGTTCTTGGCGTTTGTAACGGATTTCAAATTTTACTTGAAACAGGACTTCTGCCAGGAGCGATGCGTCGCAATGAATCATTGAAATTCATCTGCCAGCCAGAAGAGCTAGTCGTTGAAAACACATCAACGATCTTCACGACTCAGTACGAAAAAGGAGAAGTAATCTCCGTTCCAGTCGCACATGGTGAAGGAAACTATTATTGCGATGAAGAGACGCTGCAACAGCTAAAGGCAAACAACCAGATCGTATTCACGTATAAAAACAATCCGAACGGATCGGTTGAAAACATTGCAGGTATCACGAACGAAGAAGGCAACGTGCTAGGTATGATGCCACATCCGGAACGCGCGGTTGATGAGCTTTTAGGTAGCAAAGATGGTCTTAAATTATTTCAATCTATTGTGAAGAGCTGGAGGGAACGTTATGTCGCTGCAACATGAACCAACAAGTTCACAAATTAAGAAGCAAAAATTATACCGTGAGATGGGTTTAAGTGATTCAGAGTTTGAACTCGTAGAAAAGATTATCGGCAGATCTCCTAACTGGACGGAAACAGGACTGTTCTCCGTTATGTGGAGTGAGCACTGTTCTTATAAAAACTCAAAACCAGTACTTAGCAAGTTCCCTACAAAAGGTGAGCGCGTCCTTCAAGGTCCTGGTGAAGGTGCTGGAATCGTGGATATCGGTGACGGTCAAGCGGTTGTTTTCAAGATCGAATCTCATAACCACCCTTCAGCGATCGAGCCTTATCAAGGAGCGGCAACAGGTGTCGGTGGAATCATCCGTGACGTTTTCTCGATGGGAGCGCGTCCGATCGCGATGCTGAACTCGCTTCGTTTTGGAGAGTTAGAGTCTCCGCGTGTGAAGTATTTGTTCGAGCAAGTAGTAGCGGGGATTGCAGGCTACGGCAACTGTATCGGAATTCCTACGGTTGGAGGAGAAGTTCAATTTGATCCATCATACGAAGGCAATCCGCTCGTTAACGCGATGTGTGTCGGTCTGATCGACCATAAAGACATTAAGAAGGGTCAAGCGAAAGGTGCTGGAAACTCTGTCATGTACGTTGGGGCAAAAACAGGCCGTGACGGCATCCATGGTGCAACATTTGCATCGGAAGAGCTTTCTGAAGCGTCAGAAGAAAAACGTCCAGCGGTTCAAGTTGGCGATCCTTTTATGGAAAAACTCGTTATGGAAGCGTGCTTAGAGCTGATTCATAACTGTGATGCACTTGTTGGGATTCAAGATATGGGTGCTGCGGGTCTTACGAGTTCGTCTGCTGAGATGGCAAGTAAAGCAGGCATGGGAATCGAGATGAACCTTGATCTTATTCCACAGCGTGAAACAGGAATGACAGCTTATGAGATGATGCTTTCCGAATCTCAAGAGCGCATGCTGTTAGTCGTTGAAAAAGGCCGTGAGCATGAAGTGGAAAAGATCTTTGCAAAATGGGATCTTGATTGCGTGACGGTTGGAAGAGTTATTGAAGAACAAGTACTGCGTTTGACGCATCAAGGTGAGATTGTAGCGGATGTACCGGTAGATGCTCTTGCAGAGGATGCTCCGGTTTATCATAAGCCATCAAAAGAACCTGCTTATTATGGCGAGTTCCAAGCGCAAGCAGATTACTTACCAGAGATTACTAGCTTCAAATCTACGTTGCTCTCTCTTTTGAAGCAGCCTACGATCGCGAGCAAAGAGTGGGTTTACAACCAGTATGACTATATGGTGCGCACGAATACGGTCGTAGCACCAGGATCAGATGCAGCAGTCGTTCGCATCCGCGGAACGAAAAAAGCGCTAGCGATGACAACAGACTGTAATTCTCGCTATCTCTATCTCGACCCAGAAGTAGGCGGCATGATTGCTGTTGCTGAAGCAGCTCGTAATCTCGTATGTTCAGGAGCACAGCCTCTTGCGGTGACAGATTGCTTGAACTACGGAAATCCTGAAAAGCCAGAGATCTTCTGGCAGTTAGAGAAATCAGCTGACGGTATGAGTGCGGCATGCAACAAACTCGCAACGCCGGTTATCGGCGGTAACGTATCTCTTTATAACGAAACAAACGGTGTAGCCGTTTATCCAACGCCTGTTATCGGAATGGTTGGTTTGATTGAAGATACGAAACATATCGTGACGCAAGACTTTAAAGAAGCAGGCGACATCATCTATCTAATTGGTGAAAGCAAAGCTGAATTTGGCGGAAGTGAACTTCAGAAGATGAAAGAAGGCCGCATCTTCGGTAAAGCACCACACATCGATTTAGAAGTTGAAGAAACAAGACAGCGCGATCTTTTAGCAGCGATTCATAAAGGATTGATCGCATCTGCACATGACGTTGCAGAAGGCGGACTATCTGTTGCACT contains:
- a CDS encoding DUF5698 domain-containing protein, with protein sequence MLDNAFVMVGIILLINIVYVSFFTIRMILTLKGQRYLAAFISVFEVIIYVVGLGLVLDNLNEIQNLIAYAVGYGIGVLVGMKIEEKLALGYTTVNVITTNLEGGLPNELRNKGYGVTNWLAEGREGQRLMMEILTSRKSEMNLYNTVKDLDPKAFIISHEPKAFHGGFWVKGIRR
- a CDS encoding NETI motif-containing protein encodes the protein MEKKPSKKKFTVEAGETISDCLDRMANEGYTPVRRMEEPVFHEVKRNGRMEPEVKEQRIVFEGKLLQ
- the purE gene encoding 5-(carboxyamino)imidazole ribonucleotide mutase, translated to MAKVGVIMGSVSDWETMREACDLLDELEVAYEKKVVSAHRTPDLMFQYAEEAEHRGIKVIIAGAGGAAHLPGMVAAKTILPVIGVPVQSKALNGMDSLLSIVQMPKGVPVATVAIGKAGAANAGLLAAQMVAVHDEGVKQRLKQRRASAQQLAIESSELLV
- the purK gene encoding 5-(carboxyamino)imidazole ribonucleotide synthase — protein: MSFLFKTIKPQQTLGILGGGQLGRMMALSAREMGLNVVVLEPGENSPCGQVADHQITTAYDDREGIKKLSEQSDVVTYEFENIDAVSANWLEENANLPQGSRLLAVTQHRLKEKETLQKAGVPVAPYRPVTDFRSLQRAVEELGYPSVLKTCRGGYDGKGQFVIKQESDLEIAATLLEKETDCVLEAWVPFEKEISVIITRSVSGEVKSFPIAENIHKENILHQTIAPARITNKTADQAKLLAGSIATELELVGTLAVEMFVAKDGMIYVNELAPRPHNSGHYTIEACETSQFDQHVRAVCNWPLGNTELIKPAVMINILGEHHETVLREIGNLGEAKLHLYGKKEAKAKRKMGHITVLGDTIEQALEKAERVSALFLSDNKTEVTQ
- the purB gene encoding adenylosuccinate lyase, encoding MIERYTRPEMGAIWTDENKYQAWLEVEILACEAWAELGDIPKEDVKKLRENASFDINRILEIEEETRHDVVAFTRAVSETLGEERKWVHYGLTSTDVVDTALSYLLKQANDILAKDLDRFVEILAEKAKEHKYTVMMGRTHGVHAEPTTFGLKLALWYEEMKRNVERFKQASDTVRFGKISGAVGTYANIDSFVEKYVCEKLGLEAAPISTQTLQRDRHAHYMSTLALIATSIEKFATEVRGLQKSETREVEEFFAKGQKGSSAMPHKRNPIGSENMTGLARVIRGYMMTAYENVSLWHERDISHSSAERVILPDATIALNYMLNRFGNIIKNLTVFPENMKRNMERTYGLIYSQRVLLKLIDKGMAREEAYDTVQPKAMQAWEEGVQFRTLVEAEQKITEKLTPEEISECFDYSYHLSHVDTIFDRLGL
- the purC gene encoding phosphoribosylaminoimidazolesuccinocarboxamide synthase is translated as MEKLEQLYEGKAKRIYRTTDEEVVWVSYKDSATAFNGEKKAEIAGKGRLNNEISSILFELLKEKGIDSHFVKRVSETEQLVKKVTIIPLEVVVRNIAAGSLSKRTGIPEGQILPRTIVEFYYKNDDLGDPLITEEHIDIMNLATREQLSQISEQAIQINEVLTSYFVQKNVKLVDFKLEFGTDANGNLMLADEISPDTCRLWDAETNEKLDKDVFRRGLGSLTDAYEKILQRLGGLSCTK
- the purS gene encoding phosphoribosylformylglycinamidine synthase subunit PurS, coding for MYKVKVYVTLRESVLDPQGKAVMSSLHKMGQSEVEDVRIGKYLELTLQKGDYDLDEKIVNMCSKLLSNPVIEDYRYEVEEVVAQ
- the purQ gene encoding phosphoribosylformylglycinamidine synthase subunit PurQ, whose product is MKFAVIVFPGSNCDTDMYHAVKDELGAEVEYVWHDATNLNQFDGILLPGGFSYGDYLRSGAIAQFSNVMTEVVKAAREGKPVLGVCNGFQILLETGLLPGAMRRNESLKFICQPEELVVENTSTIFTTQYEKGEVISVPVAHGEGNYYCDEETLQQLKANNQIVFTYKNNPNGSVENIAGITNEEGNVLGMMPHPERAVDELLGSKDGLKLFQSIVKSWRERYVAAT
- the purL gene encoding phosphoribosylformylglycinamidine synthase subunit PurL; the encoded protein is MSLQHEPTSSQIKKQKLYREMGLSDSEFELVEKIIGRSPNWTETGLFSVMWSEHCSYKNSKPVLSKFPTKGERVLQGPGEGAGIVDIGDGQAVVFKIESHNHPSAIEPYQGAATGVGGIIRDVFSMGARPIAMLNSLRFGELESPRVKYLFEQVVAGIAGYGNCIGIPTVGGEVQFDPSYEGNPLVNAMCVGLIDHKDIKKGQAKGAGNSVMYVGAKTGRDGIHGATFASEELSEASEEKRPAVQVGDPFMEKLVMEACLELIHNCDALVGIQDMGAAGLTSSSAEMASKAGMGIEMNLDLIPQRETGMTAYEMMLSESQERMLLVVEKGREHEVEKIFAKWDLDCVTVGRVIEEQVLRLTHQGEIVADVPVDALAEDAPVYHKPSKEPAYYGEFQAQADYLPEITSFKSTLLSLLKQPTIASKEWVYNQYDYMVRTNTVVAPGSDAAVVRIRGTKKALAMTTDCNSRYLYLDPEVGGMIAVAEAARNLVCSGAQPLAVTDCLNYGNPEKPEIFWQLEKSADGMSAACNKLATPVIGGNVSLYNETNGVAVYPTPVIGMVGLIEDTKHIVTQDFKEAGDIIYLIGESKAEFGGSELQKMKEGRIFGKAPHIDLEVEETRQRDLLAAIHKGLIASAHDVAEGGLSVALAESVMDGKVGASVTLTDEPIGSLFGESQSRFLVTVKPAHQDEFQQLVKDAKIIGFVRSESGLAIDNEQGEELLSCTLQEMQDAWKGAIPCLLTSKA